From Phenylobacterium montanum, the proteins below share one genomic window:
- a CDS encoding acyl-CoA dehydrogenase family protein yields the protein MDLALSPGDLAFRDEVRAFLDEKFTPDLRAEAARQAGVFAEADLNSRWHRILHQRGWIAPAWPKAYGGAEFTAVQRYIFDSELAEAGTPAIPAMGLQMCGPVLMGYGTAEQKAFFLPRMLSGEHYWCQGYSEPQAGSDLAALQCHAVRDDDHYVVNGTKIWTTHAHYANWMFLLVRTKTEGKPQAGITFLLLDMRTPGLTIQPIITLSGEHEVNQVFFDNVRIPIANRVGEENQGWTVAKYLLEFERGGSSFAARLRGALRQVKAIAQAEAADRGGALWTDPDFRTRFAQVEVETLAVEFTERRVVSQLSTGAPAGDASASMLKLKGTETMQKATELAVEAIGHYAAADQRMALGVGANVSPVGPDHAATPVARYLNARASTIYGGSSEVQRNILARAALGL from the coding sequence ATGGATCTGGCGCTCTCGCCTGGGGACCTCGCCTTTCGCGACGAGGTGCGCGCCTTCCTGGACGAGAAGTTCACGCCCGACCTCAGGGCCGAGGCCGCGCGCCAGGCCGGGGTGTTCGCCGAGGCCGACCTGAATAGCCGCTGGCACCGCATTCTCCACCAGCGCGGCTGGATCGCCCCCGCCTGGCCAAAGGCCTATGGCGGCGCGGAGTTCACGGCGGTCCAGCGCTACATCTTCGATTCCGAACTGGCCGAGGCCGGGACCCCGGCGATCCCCGCCATGGGCCTGCAGATGTGCGGGCCTGTGCTGATGGGCTACGGGACGGCCGAGCAGAAGGCCTTCTTCCTGCCGCGGATGCTTTCTGGCGAGCACTACTGGTGCCAGGGGTATTCCGAGCCCCAGGCCGGCTCGGACCTGGCGGCCCTGCAGTGCCACGCGGTGCGTGACGACGACCACTACGTGGTCAACGGGACGAAAATCTGGACTACCCATGCGCACTACGCCAACTGGATGTTCCTGCTGGTGCGCACCAAGACCGAGGGCAAGCCCCAGGCCGGGATCACCTTCCTGCTGCTGGACATGCGGACGCCCGGCCTGACCATTCAGCCCATCATCACCCTCTCCGGCGAGCACGAGGTCAACCAGGTCTTCTTCGACAATGTGCGCATCCCCATCGCCAACCGGGTCGGCGAGGAGAACCAGGGTTGGACCGTGGCCAAGTATCTGCTCGAGTTCGAGCGCGGCGGCAGCTCGTTCGCCGCCCGCCTGCGCGGGGCGCTTCGCCAGGTGAAAGCCATCGCCCAGGCGGAGGCCGCGGACCGCGGCGGCGCGCTGTGGACCGATCCGGATTTTCGCACCCGTTTCGCCCAGGTCGAGGTCGAAACCCTGGCGGTCGAATTCACCGAGCGCCGTGTGGTCTCACAGCTGTCAACCGGCGCGCCGGCTGGCGACGCCTCGGCCTCGATGCTGAAGCTGAAGGGCACCGAAACCATGCAGAAGGCGACTGAACTCGCGGTGGAGGCCATCGGCCACTACGCGGCCGCAGATCAGCGCATGGCGCTGGGCGTCGGCGCCAACGTCTCGCCGGTCGGGCCGGATCACGCGGCGACGCCCGTGGCCCGCTATCTGAACGCCCGCGCGTCGACCATTTACGGCGGATCGAGCGAGGTGCAGCGTAACATACTGGCGCGCGCCGCGTTGGGCCTGTAA
- a CDS encoding SDR family NAD(P)-dependent oxidoreductase — MDLGLKGLKAVLAGASKGIGRATAEVLAAEGCDVAICARGQEAVDATVAALKAKGVKAFGESVDMADNTAYRAWVARAAEQLGGCDIFISFASAGGGPASEDSWKAVFNLDLLATFRGVEAAMPYLEKSKCGSIVAVASTAALEDFFGPQAYNAMKAAVINYASALSQQLAPKGIRVNTVSPGPVYIDGGSWDMIKTHMTPLYEQTLKAVPMGRLGDGGEVARAIAFVASPTTPFMTGTNLVIDGGVTKRVQY; from the coding sequence ATGGATCTGGGCTTGAAGGGACTGAAGGCGGTGCTGGCGGGCGCCAGCAAAGGTATCGGCCGGGCGACGGCCGAGGTGCTCGCCGCGGAGGGCTGCGATGTCGCCATCTGCGCCCGCGGCCAGGAGGCGGTGGACGCCACCGTCGCCGCTCTGAAAGCGAAGGGCGTCAAGGCCTTCGGCGAATCCGTGGACATGGCGGACAACACCGCCTATCGGGCCTGGGTCGCCCGGGCGGCGGAGCAGCTGGGCGGCTGCGACATCTTCATCTCCTTCGCCTCCGCCGGCGGCGGGCCGGCGAGCGAGGACAGCTGGAAGGCTGTCTTCAACCTCGACCTCCTGGCCACCTTCCGTGGCGTCGAGGCGGCCATGCCCTATCTCGAAAAGTCGAAATGCGGCTCGATCGTCGCCGTGGCCTCCACGGCGGCGCTGGAGGACTTCTTTGGCCCGCAGGCCTACAACGCCATGAAGGCGGCGGTTATCAACTACGCCTCGGCGCTGAGCCAGCAACTGGCGCCCAAGGGCATCCGCGTGAACACGGTCTCACCGGGCCCTGTCTATATCGACGGCGGCTCATGGGACATGATCAAGACCCACATGACGCCGCTTTACGAGCAGACGCTGAAAGCCGTGCCCATGGGGCGGCTGGGCGATGGCGGGGAGGTCGCACGAGCGATCGCGTTCGTGGCCTCGCCGACGACACCGTTCATGACCGGGACCAACCTCGTCATCGACGGCGGCGTGACCAAGCGCGTCCAGTACTGA
- a CDS encoding aromatic ring-hydroxylating oxygenase subunit alpha: MKADTVEPPEFMKLDAYEYMGSEPLAAARYTSPEFFQREIAAMWPNVWQFAAREEEMPDPGDVVLYENAGRSYLVTRQADGSVRAFHNVCLHRGRKLRLDSGWSKEFKCPFHGFTWNTDGSLQQIPCQWDFGHLAPEKMKLPEAQVGRWGGYIFLKEAEGGPTLEEYLAPLPEHFKRWRHEDCVTSVWVGKVIPANWKATAEAFMEAWHSVITHPQILPFTGDANTRYNVYGDHVNVAYTPFAVLSPHLDPSGRSEQWIVDEFLKYNGRAGGADLNVKVPEGMSARAAMAAVNRERFTQMFGHDHSHATDAELLDAFTYNVFPNFAPWGGFMPNIVYRWRPWPDQDHTLMEVRILTRTPPGQEKPRAPTMHLLGNDEPWTAATELGQALAGVFDQDMANLPYVQDGLKVSKNGLVELGDYQEIRVRHFHRTLDRYLARFG, translated from the coding sequence ATGAAGGCCGACACGGTCGAGCCGCCCGAGTTCATGAAGCTCGACGCCTACGAGTACATGGGCTCCGAGCCCCTGGCCGCCGCGCGATACACCTCGCCCGAGTTCTTCCAGCGCGAGATCGCGGCGATGTGGCCGAACGTCTGGCAGTTCGCCGCGCGCGAGGAGGAGATGCCAGATCCGGGTGACGTGGTGCTCTACGAGAACGCCGGCCGCTCCTATCTGGTCACGCGGCAGGCCGACGGCTCCGTGCGCGCGTTCCACAATGTCTGCCTGCACCGGGGCCGCAAGCTGCGGCTGGATTCAGGCTGGTCGAAGGAATTCAAGTGCCCGTTCCACGGCTTCACCTGGAACACGGACGGCTCGCTGCAGCAGATTCCCTGCCAATGGGACTTCGGCCATCTGGCGCCTGAGAAGATGAAACTGCCGGAGGCGCAGGTCGGGCGCTGGGGCGGCTACATCTTCCTGAAGGAAGCCGAAGGCGGACCTACGCTGGAGGAATACCTGGCCCCGCTGCCGGAGCACTTCAAACGGTGGAGGCACGAGGACTGCGTAACATCGGTCTGGGTCGGCAAGGTGATCCCGGCGAACTGGAAGGCCACCGCCGAGGCCTTCATGGAGGCCTGGCACTCGGTCATCACCCACCCCCAGATCTTGCCGTTCACCGGTGACGCCAACACCCGTTACAACGTCTACGGCGACCACGTGAATGTGGCCTACACGCCTTTCGCCGTGCTCTCGCCGCACCTGGACCCCAGCGGCCGGTCCGAACAGTGGATCGTCGACGAATTCCTCAAGTACAACGGCCGCGCCGGCGGAGCCGACCTCAATGTCAAGGTGCCCGAGGGGATGAGCGCGCGAGCGGCCATGGCCGCGGTCAACCGCGAACGGTTCACTCAGATGTTCGGGCACGACCACAGCCACGCCACCGACGCGGAGCTGCTCGACGCCTTCACCTACAATGTGTTCCCGAACTTCGCCCCCTGGGGCGGCTTCATGCCCAACATCGTCTATCGCTGGCGGCCCTGGCCGGACCAGGACCATACGCTGATGGAGGTGCGGATCCTGACCCGCACGCCGCCGGGCCAGGAGAAGCCGCGGGCGCCGACCATGCACCTGTTGGGAAACGACGAGCCGTGGACCGCTGCAACCGAACTTGGCCAGGCCCTGGCCGGCGTGTTCGACCAGGACATGGCCAACCTGCCCTATGTGCAGGACGGCCTGAAGGTGTCGAAGAACGGGCTGGTGGAGCTTGGGGACTACCAGGAAATCCGCGTCCGCCATTTCCACCGCACGCTCGACCGCTACCTGGCCAGGTTCGGCTGA
- a CDS encoding TetR/AcrR family transcriptional regulator produces MDDASRSLARFEPEGIAAEGQGWQQRKSAQTRVAILEAAIDCLEQVGYARTTTQLIAQTAGISRGAMLHHYATKQELIASVIGYTFHKRIGRFVERIHDLSDEQRVQQVAGVELYWETLLSREFTAFLELQVASRTDAELREIFLPKAREYDQVERREVLRAFPEWEDNPNYGLAMDFVIASIEGVLLNRDIWNSEERCQQMRRLVARALLPLRAHQFDEK; encoded by the coding sequence ATGGACGATGCGAGCCGATCGCTCGCCAGGTTCGAACCCGAAGGCATCGCCGCCGAGGGCCAGGGGTGGCAACAGCGCAAGAGCGCACAAACGCGAGTCGCCATTCTGGAAGCGGCCATCGACTGTCTCGAACAGGTCGGCTACGCCCGCACGACGACCCAGCTGATCGCCCAGACCGCCGGAATTTCCCGCGGCGCCATGCTGCACCACTATGCGACCAAGCAGGAACTGATCGCTTCCGTGATCGGCTACACCTTCCACAAGCGCATCGGGCGGTTCGTCGAGCGGATCCACGACCTCAGCGACGAACAGCGTGTCCAGCAGGTCGCGGGGGTCGAGCTCTATTGGGAGACCCTGCTCAGCCGCGAATTCACCGCCTTCCTGGAACTGCAGGTCGCCTCGCGGACGGATGCCGAATTGCGGGAGATATTTCTGCCCAAGGCGCGCGAGTACGACCAGGTCGAGCGGCGAGAGGTGCTGCGCGCCTTCCCCGAATGGGAGGACAACCCCAACTACGGCCTGGCCATGGATTTCGTGATCGCATCCATCGAGGGCGTGCTGCTGAACCGCGACATCTGGAACAGCGAGGAGCGTTGCCAGCAGATGCGTCGCCTCGTCGCTCGCGCCCTGCTGCCTTTGCGAGCGCACCAGTTCGACGAAAAGTAG
- a CDS encoding acetoin dehydrogenase dihydrolipoyllysine-residue acetyltransferase subunit, producing MPSFTPIRMPKWGLSMQEGTIVDWWRAEGAEVAEGDDLVDIETAKINNVCECPASGVLRRIVAQPGETLPVGALIGVLADASAPDAEIDAFIAEFQANFVPEAEDGEAAQALALSTVEAGGRTLRIGRAGQGEGPPIVLLHGFSGDLNGWLFNIEALGALGPVIAIDLPGHGGSSRDVGDGSLAVLADAVGAALDALGVGAAHLVGHSLGAAVAARLAIDRPGLAASISLIAPAGLSANAVSEEFLSGVVDAQRARDLKPFLEMLVADPGLVTKAMVEDVLKFKRLDGVEEALGLVRDRLVEGSDLAALRADLGKLRPALVVSSRADRIVGPADEALLPPGSRVVWIDSAGHLPHLEAADQVNRLLAETISTA from the coding sequence ATGCCGTCCTTTACGCCGATCCGTATGCCCAAATGGGGCCTGTCGATGCAGGAGGGGACCATTGTCGACTGGTGGCGCGCCGAGGGCGCCGAGGTCGCGGAGGGTGACGACCTGGTCGATATCGAAACCGCCAAGATCAACAATGTCTGCGAGTGCCCGGCCTCCGGCGTGCTGCGGCGGATCGTGGCGCAACCGGGAGAAACCTTGCCGGTCGGCGCATTGATCGGGGTCCTGGCCGACGCTTCGGCGCCCGACGCTGAGATCGACGCCTTCATCGCCGAATTCCAGGCCAATTTCGTGCCGGAGGCGGAAGACGGCGAAGCGGCTCAGGCGCTCGCCCTCTCAACGGTCGAGGCGGGCGGCCGCACCCTGCGGATCGGCCGGGCGGGGCAGGGCGAAGGGCCGCCCATTGTTCTCCTGCATGGGTTTTCCGGCGATCTGAACGGGTGGCTGTTCAACATCGAGGCCCTGGGCGCGCTCGGGCCGGTCATCGCCATCGACCTGCCGGGCCATGGCGGCTCGTCGCGCGATGTAGGCGACGGATCACTGGCTGTGCTGGCCGACGCGGTAGGCGCGGCGCTCGATGCCCTGGGCGTTGGCGCTGCTCATCTGGTCGGTCATTCCCTGGGCGCGGCGGTCGCGGCGCGGCTGGCGATCGACCGTCCCGGCCTTGCGGCCTCGATCAGCCTGATCGCGCCGGCCGGCCTGTCGGCGAACGCGGTCTCGGAGGAATTTCTGAGCGGCGTGGTCGATGCCCAGCGGGCGCGCGACCTGAAGCCATTCCTCGAGATGCTGGTCGCCGATCCCGGCCTGGTGACCAAGGCGATGGTCGAGGACGTCCTGAAGTTCAAGCGGCTCGACGGGGTTGAGGAAGCCCTGGGCCTTGTGCGGGATCGCCTGGTGGAGGGAAGCGACCTCGCCGCCCTTCGGGCCGATCTGGGCAAGCTGCGGCCCGCCCTGGTCGTCTCGTCGCGTGCGGACCGCATCGTTGGTCCAGCGGACGAGGCGTTGCTGCCGCCGGGCTCCCGTGTTGTCTGGATCGACTCCGCCGGCCACCTTCCGCACCTGGAGGCGGCGGACCAGGTCAACCGGCTGCTCGCCGAGACGATCTCTACGGCTTGA
- a CDS encoding ThuA domain-containing protein yields the protein MSDVKRRVNCVLIAGGKYHDIDFARLEILKLLAEDDRVRVRVFEDYSNLEAIEAADFLVSYTCDVTPSLVQQEALRAWLERGGRWYALHGTNSILRFLSNGLVDSPRWAPHFMQTLGSMFVAHPPIAPYRVTVADPGHPLVEGVEPFDATDELYLSEYYGALHVLLETEFEGEAAGFVESRWEKARHPVFYIHTVGAGAVLYLTLGHCRGHYDMQPLIDFYPEPEKGSWALPVFYDLLRRGLGWVKAPALAEGAAG from the coding sequence ATGAGCGACGTGAAACGGCGGGTGAACTGCGTCCTGATCGCCGGCGGCAAGTACCACGACATCGACTTCGCCCGCCTCGAGATCCTGAAGCTCCTGGCCGAGGACGATCGGGTGCGCGTCAGGGTGTTCGAGGACTACTCCAACCTGGAAGCGATCGAGGCGGCCGACTTCCTGGTCAGCTACACCTGCGACGTCACCCCCAGCCTCGTCCAGCAGGAAGCCCTGCGGGCCTGGCTGGAGCGGGGCGGGCGCTGGTACGCCCTGCATGGCACCAACTCGATCCTGAGGTTCCTGTCGAACGGCCTTGTCGACAGTCCCCGCTGGGCGCCGCACTTCATGCAGACCCTGGGATCGATGTTCGTCGCCCACCCGCCGATCGCGCCCTATCGCGTCACCGTGGCGGACCCGGGCCATCCCCTGGTCGAGGGCGTCGAGCCGTTCGACGCCACCGACGAGCTCTACCTGTCTGAATATTACGGCGCCCTGCATGTGCTCCTCGAGACCGAGTTCGAGGGCGAGGCGGCCGGCTTCGTGGAATCCCGCTGGGAGAAGGCCAGGCACCCGGTTTTCTACATCCACACGGTGGGGGCGGGGGCGGTGCTCTACCTCACGCTCGGCCACTGCCGCGGCCATTACGACATGCAGCCGTTGATCGACTTCTATCCCGAGCCGGAAAAGGGCTCGTGGGCGCTGCCGGTATTCTACGACCTGCTGCGGCGCGGCCTCGGCTGGGTCAAGGCCCCGGCGCTGGCGGAGGGAGCCGCCGGATGA